One genomic region from Pecten maximus chromosome 5, xPecMax1.1, whole genome shotgun sequence encodes:
- the LOC117327128 gene encoding uncharacterized protein LOC117327128 isoform X2 — protein MATKEVVTENEEEAFGAQNELASYLDDELEEAEFNKLKSLFRKCPIPPRKLQNIKTMTDLFQQLENDQKISVGNYKFFTVRLEKIQSRLATEVQRRERRIKDILNSGPSPAKQQGTGDETQQQPPGLLLTHLVQRTN, from the exons atggccacaaAAGAAGTAGTCACAGAAAATGAAGAGGAAGCCTTTGGCGCCCAAAATGAGTTGGCTTCGTATCTGGATGATGAGCTTGAGGAGGCAGAGTTCAATAAACTGAAGAGTCTGTTTAGGAAATGTCCAATTCCTCCAAGAAAACTTCAGAATATCAAAACTATGACAGATCTATTTCAACAACTTGAGAATGATCAGAAAATATCTGTGGGAAACTACAAGTTTTTTACAGTAAGATTGGAAAAAATTCAGTCTAGGCTGGCTACTGAAGTGCAAAGAAGAGAGAGAAGGATTAAAGATATCCTGAATAGCG GTCCATCACCAGCTAAACAACAGGGGACAGGAGATGAAACCCAACAACAACCTCCAGGTTTGTTATTaactcacctggtccaaaggaccaattAG